The Aquiluna sp. KACHI24 genome contains a region encoding:
- the galE gene encoding UDP-glucose 4-epimerase GalE yields MKLLVTGGAGYIGSHVVRSAEQNGHECVVIDNLSTGVSSRISCPLVQLDLAAPTAVADLNALMKEHRFDAVIHLAARKQVGESVQIPETYYLDNLGGLANLLLAMKANDVKKLVFSSSAATYGMPDVDKVDEDYPGRPINPYGETKLIGEWMVKNAKVWGLRGVNLRYFNVAGCGPKELADTAALNLIPIAINALKAGKAPIVFGTDYPTPDGSCIRDYVHVQDLAEAHVAAVDYLERDDRPFDTFNVGTGEGASVIQVLDQLKISSGINFEYQISDRRAGDPPRLVAKVERIQEVLGFKAKHGLEEIVSSAWAAS; encoded by the coding sequence ATGAAACTCTTGGTCACTGGCGGTGCTGGCTACATTGGCTCTCATGTTGTTCGGTCAGCCGAACAAAATGGTCACGAATGCGTCGTAATCGACAATCTCTCGACCGGAGTAAGCTCAAGAATTAGCTGCCCTCTGGTGCAATTAGATCTCGCTGCACCAACCGCGGTGGCAGACCTAAATGCCCTAATGAAAGAGCACCGCTTCGATGCGGTGATTCACCTCGCCGCTAGAAAGCAGGTTGGTGAGTCGGTTCAGATTCCTGAGACCTACTACCTCGACAACCTAGGTGGCCTGGCGAATCTGCTGCTCGCCATGAAAGCCAACGACGTCAAGAAGCTGGTCTTCTCATCCTCTGCCGCAACCTATGGAATGCCAGATGTGGACAAGGTCGATGAGGACTACCCGGGAAGACCAATCAACCCATATGGCGAGACCAAGCTCATCGGCGAGTGGATGGTCAAAAACGCCAAGGTGTGGGGCCTGCGCGGAGTGAACCTTCGATACTTCAACGTGGCGGGCTGTGGGCCAAAGGAGTTGGCTGATACCGCCGCACTAAACCTGATTCCCATCGCAATCAACGCACTCAAGGCTGGCAAAGCGCCCATTGTTTTTGGAACCGACTACCCGACCCCAGATGGAAGCTGCATCCGTGACTACGTGCATGTGCAGGACCTTGCCGAGGCTCACGTTGCAGCCGTCGATTACCTGGAGCGCGATGACCGCCCATTTGACACTTTCAATGTTGGAACCGGTGAGGGGGCCTCAGTGATCCAGGTTCTGGATCAACTGAAGATCTCGTCGGGCATCAACTTTGAGTACCAAATCTCAGATCGTCGCGCCGGTGACCCGCCACGACTAGTAGCCAAAGTGGAGCGAATTCAAGAAGTGCTTGGCTTCAAAGCCAAGCACGGCCTTGAAGAAATTGTTTCCTCGGCTTGGGCTGCTAGCTAG
- a CDS encoding WhiB family transcriptional regulator, with the protein MEQRGQVPANWFIDVLKLGVSGAYGDGETDPLAWQADALCSQTDPEAFFPEKGGSTRDAKRICAQCTVKSECLEYALKNDERFGIWGGLSERERRRLRKRA; encoded by the coding sequence ATGGAACAACGCGGTCAGGTGCCTGCAAACTGGTTTATCGATGTCCTAAAGCTGGGGGTTTCTGGGGCATACGGTGATGGCGAGACCGATCCCCTAGCCTGGCAAGCAGATGCTCTTTGCTCCCAGACCGATCCCGAAGCATTCTTCCCAGAAAAGGGCGGCTCAACTCGCGACGCAAAGCGCATCTGCGCTCAGTGCACCGTGAAGTCAGAGTGCCTGGAGTATGCGTTGAAGAACGATGAGCGCTTTGGAATCTGGGGTGGTCTTTCTGAGCGTGAGCGTCGTCGCCTTCGCAAGCGCGCCTAG